From a single Hymenobacter sp. YIM 151500-1 genomic region:
- a CDS encoding DUF5683 domain-containing protein, which yields MKTSGVFYVALLSVLLAVLPLARFAHAQIVTTGPDSARVAPAQDARTDSLRRTERLLGFRVTRPQKAAILAAAVPGAGQLYNRRYWKLPLVYGALGGTGYGLYFYQIRYKEYVRGKQARENGQPDPGPRSSQETSVQNVQNGIVFYRRKRDTFIAYTALAYTLTILDALVDAHLRDFDVSEDLSLRIDPTLLPPAGGSVRPQAGVALTLQLK from the coding sequence ATGAAGACGAGCGGAGTATTCTACGTAGCACTACTCTCGGTGCTGCTGGCGGTGCTGCCGCTGGCCCGCTTCGCCCACGCCCAAATTGTGACAACCGGGCCCGACTCGGCGCGGGTAGCACCGGCCCAGGACGCCCGCACCGACTCGCTGCGACGCACCGAGCGGCTGCTGGGCTTCCGGGTGACGCGGCCCCAGAAAGCGGCTATCCTGGCGGCAGCGGTGCCCGGCGCCGGCCAGCTCTACAACCGCCGGTACTGGAAGCTGCCGCTGGTGTATGGGGCGCTGGGCGGCACCGGCTACGGCTTGTATTTCTACCAGATTCGCTACAAAGAATACGTACGCGGCAAGCAGGCCCGCGAAAATGGCCAGCCCGACCCTGGCCCACGGTCCAGTCAGGAGACCAGCGTGCAAAATGTGCAGAACGGCATTGTTTTCTACCGCCGTAAGCGTGACACCTTTATTGCTTACACGGCCCTGGCGTACACGCTCACTATTCTGGATGCCTTAGTGGACGCCCACCTGCGCGACTTTGATGTCAGTGAAGATTTGAGCCTGCGGATTGACCCTACCTTGCTGCCGCCAGCGGGGGGCAGCGTCCGGCCCCAGGCGGGCGTAGCCCTCACGCTTCAGCTTAAATAA
- the dapB gene encoding 4-hydroxy-tetrahydrodipicolinate reductase — MNLLLIGYGKMGRAIEAQALSRGHRIAGIVDPSRPEVGITDFSPAQADVAIEFTHPDSAFANVAACLRQGLPVVCGSTGWLHHFPEAQALSEQTGTPLFYASNYSVGVNLFFHFNEYIAAKMHQFGGYDVQVREIHHTQKVDQPSGTALTAAQGILRHFPAKTSWRNEAATEPHELAILSERTGTVVGTHIVTYTSAADSLELKHEAHTRDGFVQGALLAAEWLPGRHGVFGMQDLLGL; from the coding sequence ATGAATCTTCTCCTGATTGGCTACGGCAAAATGGGCCGGGCCATCGAAGCCCAGGCCCTGAGCCGGGGCCACCGAATTGCCGGCATCGTGGACCCGTCTCGCCCCGAGGTGGGCATCACCGATTTTTCGCCGGCGCAGGCTGACGTAGCCATCGAGTTTACCCACCCCGATTCGGCTTTTGCTAACGTGGCGGCCTGCCTGCGCCAGGGCCTGCCGGTGGTGTGCGGCTCTACGGGCTGGCTGCACCACTTTCCCGAGGCTCAGGCCTTGAGTGAGCAAACCGGCACGCCCCTGTTCTACGCCTCCAACTACAGCGTGGGCGTCAACCTGTTCTTTCACTTCAACGAGTACATAGCCGCCAAAATGCACCAGTTTGGGGGCTACGACGTGCAGGTCCGCGAGATTCACCACACCCAGAAGGTGGACCAGCCCAGCGGCACGGCCCTCACGGCGGCCCAGGGCATTCTGCGCCACTTCCCTGCAAAAACCTCCTGGCGCAACGAAGCCGCCACCGAGCCGCACGAGTTGGCTATTCTGTCGGAGCGCACGGGCACGGTGGTGGGCACGCACATTGTTACGTACACCTCCGCTGCCGACAGCCTGGAGCTGAAGCACGAGGCCCACACCCGCGACGGATTTGTGCAGGGCGCCCTGCTGGCCGCCGAGTGGCTACCCGGCCGCCACGGCGTGTTTGGTATGCAGGACCTGCTGGGACTGTAG